The following proteins are encoded in a genomic region of Marinitoga litoralis:
- a CDS encoding RMD1 family protein, with the protein MENNFEYKIKALDAGKNIDIQMIAAKLQLPIVTKWEMPLILNYNHKDVHIYQFGAFVFFDFLDKEIKEFISYIEKLIEDEFKTKFEDELNIIIDNNIKKSFYIDFNTETLHIKEEYISKESLALISLTIAQSVSLERYEALSDELEDDIEKTIVKYNKYKHFLSIMKNIAVGKALNLIKTRHEIISDIMVLDKPSITWEWNIYDELYEMLARFFEINRRYKILSHKLDNALESYTVLNEINEGSRANFLELLIVILIVFEIIMAFLHI; encoded by the coding sequence ATGGAAAATAACTTTGAGTATAAAATTAAGGCTTTAGATGCTGGGAAAAACATCGATATTCAAATGATAGCAGCAAAATTACAATTACCAATAGTTACAAAATGGGAAATGCCACTGATTTTAAATTATAATCACAAGGATGTTCATATATATCAATTTGGTGCTTTTGTATTCTTTGATTTTTTAGATAAAGAAATAAAAGAATTTATTTCTTATATAGAAAAACTAATTGAAGATGAATTTAAAACAAAATTTGAAGATGAATTAAATATTATTATTGATAATAATATAAAAAAATCTTTTTATATTGACTTTAACACAGAAACCCTTCATATAAAAGAAGAGTACATATCAAAAGAGTCCTTAGCTTTAATATCTTTAACTATTGCTCAAAGCGTTTCTTTAGAAAGATATGAAGCTCTATCTGATGAGTTAGAAGATGATATTGAAAAAACTATAGTCAAATATAATAAGTATAAACATTTTCTTTCTATTATGAAAAATATAGCTGTTGGTAAAGCTTTAAACCTAATTAAAACAAGACATGAAATAATATCTGACATTATGGTTTTAGATAAACCTTCAATTACATGGGAATGGAACATATATGACGAATTATATGAAATGTTGGCTAGATTTTTTGAAATTAATAGAAGATATAAAATATTATCTCATAAACTGGATAATGCTTTAGAAAGCTATACTGTTTTAAATGAAATAAATGAAGGTTCAAGAGCTAATTTCTTAGAATTATTAATTGTAATTCTTATTGTTTTTGAAATAATAATGGCATTTTTGCACATATAA